From a region of the Mycobacterium intracellulare ATCC 13950 genome:
- the folP gene encoding dihydropteroate synthase, producing MQSSFCGRPVSADRALIMAIVNRTPDSFYDRGATFSDEAARAAVHRAVADGADVIDVGGVKAGPGQEVDADTEIARLVPFIEWLRDAYPDHVISADTWRSEVAKVACAAGADLINDTWAGVDPALPEVAAEFGAGLVCSHTGNAQPRTRPFRVNYGTATRGVVDDVIAQVTAAAERAVACGVARDRVLIDPTHDFGKNTFHGLLLLRHVGDLVDTGWPVLMALSNKDFVGETLGVELTERLEGTLAATALAAAAGARMFRVHEVAATRRVLEMVASIQGTRPPTRTVRGLA from the coding sequence GTGCAATCGTCGTTCTGCGGCCGTCCCGTGTCAGCCGATCGCGCGCTGATCATGGCGATCGTCAACCGCACCCCGGACTCGTTCTACGACAGGGGCGCGACCTTCAGCGACGAGGCCGCCCGGGCGGCCGTGCACCGGGCCGTGGCCGACGGCGCCGACGTCATCGACGTGGGCGGCGTCAAGGCCGGCCCGGGCCAAGAGGTCGACGCCGACACCGAGATCGCCCGGCTGGTGCCGTTCATCGAATGGTTGCGCGACGCCTATCCCGACCACGTGATCAGCGCCGATACCTGGCGCTCCGAGGTCGCCAAGGTGGCCTGCGCGGCCGGGGCGGACCTGATCAACGACACCTGGGCCGGCGTCGACCCCGCCCTACCGGAGGTGGCCGCGGAGTTCGGGGCGGGTCTGGTCTGTTCGCACACCGGCAACGCGCAGCCGCGCACGCGCCCGTTCCGGGTGAACTACGGAACCGCCACGCGCGGCGTCGTCGACGACGTGATCGCCCAGGTCACCGCCGCCGCCGAGCGGGCGGTCGCGTGCGGGGTGGCGCGCGACCGAGTACTGATCGACCCGACCCACGACTTCGGCAAGAACACCTTCCACGGGCTGCTGCTGTTGCGGCACGTCGGCGATCTCGTCGATACCGGGTGGCCGGTGCTGATGGCTTTGAGTAACAAGGACTTCGTCGGGGAGACTCTGGGTGTGGAATTGACCGAGCGGCTCGAGGGAACGTTGGCGGCCACCGCGCTGGCCGCGGCCGCCGGTGCGCGGATGTTTCGCGTGCACGAGGTCGCCGCCACCCGCCGGGTGCTGGAAATGGTGGCGTCGATCCAGGGGACGCGCCCGCCGACCCGCACGGTGAGGGGGCTCGCATGA
- a CDS encoding glucosyl-3-phosphoglycerate synthase codes for MTMSDLVAGDLASDGMLAARPGDTWLGDRSWNRPSWTVAELEAAKAGRTISVVLPALDEEDTIESVIDSISPLVDGLVDELIVLDSGSTDDTEIRAVAAGARVVSREQALPEVPIRPGKGEALWRSLAATRGDIVVFVDSDLINPHPMFVPWLVGPLLTCPPSRGIHLVKSFYRRPLNVADVGGSAGATGGGRVTELVARPLLAALRPELGAVLQPLGGEYAATRELLTSVPFAPGYGVEIGLLVDTFDRLGLDAIAQVNLGVREHRNRPLAELGAMSRQVIATLLSRCGIPDSGVGLTQFVAHGPDGEGYTQHTSPVSLADRPPMQAIRPR; via the coding sequence ATGACGATGTCGGACCTGGTCGCCGGCGATCTGGCCAGCGACGGGATGCTCGCCGCGAGGCCGGGGGACACCTGGCTGGGCGACCGCAGCTGGAACCGTCCGAGCTGGACCGTCGCCGAGCTGGAGGCGGCCAAGGCCGGGCGGACCATCTCGGTGGTGCTGCCGGCCCTCGACGAGGAAGACACCATCGAGTCGGTGATCGACAGCATCTCACCGCTGGTTGATGGGCTGGTCGACGAGCTGATCGTGTTGGACTCCGGCTCCACCGACGACACCGAGATCCGGGCGGTCGCCGCCGGCGCCCGCGTGGTCAGCCGCGAGCAGGCGCTGCCCGAGGTGCCGATACGGCCCGGCAAGGGCGAGGCGTTGTGGCGGTCGCTGGCGGCCACCCGCGGCGACATCGTGGTGTTCGTCGACTCCGACCTGATCAACCCGCACCCGATGTTCGTGCCGTGGCTCGTCGGCCCCCTGCTCACCTGCCCACCCTCCCGCGGGATTCACCTGGTCAAGAGCTTCTACCGGCGGCCCCTCAACGTCGCCGACGTGGGCGGCAGCGCGGGCGCGACCGGCGGCGGGCGGGTCACCGAGCTGGTGGCCCGGCCGTTGCTCGCGGCGCTGCGCCCCGAGCTGGGCGCAGTGCTGCAGCCGCTGGGTGGCGAATACGCGGCCACCCGCGAATTGCTGACGTCGGTGCCGTTCGCCCCGGGCTACGGCGTGGAGATCGGACTGCTGGTGGACACCTTCGACCGGCTGGGGCTGGACGCGATCGCCCAGGTCAACCTGGGCGTGCGGGAGCACCGCAACCGGCCGCTGGCCGAGCTGGGCGCGATGAGCCGCCAGGTCATCGCGACCCTGCTGTCGCGCTGCGGGATCCCCGACTCCGGGGTCGGCCTGACCCAGTTCGTGGCCCACGGGCCCGACGGCGAGGGCTACACCCAGCACACCTCGCCGGTGTCACTGGCGGACCGGCCGCCGATGCAGGCGATCAGGCCCCGGTAG
- a CDS encoding DivIVA domain-containing protein, whose product MALVLLYLVVLVLVAIVLFGAASLLFGRGEQLPPLPRGTTATVLPAYGVTGSDVDAVKFTQTLRGYKTSEVDWVLDRLARELEALRGQLAAVHAAPAADQDHEDDSAEPGEGEDRQD is encoded by the coding sequence GTGGCGTTGGTGTTGCTGTACCTGGTGGTCCTGGTGCTGGTGGCGATCGTCCTGTTCGGCGCGGCCAGCCTGTTGTTCGGTCGCGGCGAGCAGCTGCCGCCCCTGCCCCGGGGGACGACGGCGACCGTCCTGCCGGCCTACGGGGTGACCGGCTCCGACGTCGACGCCGTCAAGTTCACCCAGACGCTGCGTGGATACAAGACCAGCGAGGTGGACTGGGTGCTGGACCGCCTCGCCCGCGAGCTGGAGGCCCTGCGCGGCCAGCTGGCCGCGGTGCACGCCGCGCCCGCCGCCGACCAGGACCACGAGGACGATTCGGCGGAACCCGGCGAGGGCGAGGATCGTCAGGACTGA
- a CDS encoding DNA-3-methyladenine glycosylase I → MSEDELVRCSWAAIRPGPDFEMYRDYHDQEWGRPLHDGVALFERMSLEAFQSGLSWLIILRKRENFRRAFSGFDITTVAEYGDDDVRRLMADQGIVRNRAKIDATIANARAAAELGTPADLAELLWSFAPSPRSRPADASQIPSATDESKAMARELKRRGFRFVGPTTAYALMQATGMVDDHIRGCWVPATAR, encoded by the coding sequence GTGAGCGAAGACGAGCTGGTTCGGTGCAGCTGGGCGGCCATTCGGCCCGGGCCGGACTTCGAGATGTACCGCGATTACCACGACCAGGAATGGGGTCGCCCGCTGCACGACGGGGTGGCCCTGTTCGAACGGATGAGCCTGGAGGCCTTTCAGAGCGGCCTGTCGTGGCTGATCATCCTGCGCAAACGGGAGAATTTCCGGCGCGCGTTCTCCGGGTTCGACATCACGACGGTCGCCGAGTACGGCGACGACGACGTGCGGCGGCTGATGGCCGATCAGGGAATCGTGCGCAACCGCGCCAAGATTGACGCGACAATCGCCAACGCGCGCGCGGCCGCGGAGCTGGGTACTCCGGCGGACCTGGCGGAGCTGCTGTGGTCGTTTGCGCCGTCGCCGCGGTCACGCCCGGCCGACGCATCCCAAATTCCCTCGGCCACTGACGAATCGAAGGCCATGGCCCGTGAACTCAAGCGGCGCGGGTTCCGCTTCGTCGGTCCGACCACCGCCTACGCGTTGATGCAGGCAACCGGCATGGTCGACGACCATATCCGGGGTTGCTGGGTGCCCGCGACCGCCCGCTGA
- a CDS encoding DUF3117 domain-containing protein yields MAAMKPRTGDGPLEATKEGRGIVMRVPLEGGGRLVVELTPDEAAALGDELKGVTSSS; encoded by the coding sequence ATGGCGGCGATGAAGCCCCGGACCGGAGACGGTCCTCTTGAAGCAACGAAGGAGGGGCGCGGCATCGTGATGCGGGTACCACTTGAAGGTGGAGGTCGACTGGTCGTCGAGCTGACGCCCGACGAAGCCGCTGCCCTCGGTGACGAACTCAAGGGCGTCACAAGCTCCAGCTAG
- the glgA gene encoding glycogen synthase, translating into MRVAMMTREYPPEVYGGAGVHVTELVSQLRRLCAVDVHCMGAPRPGAQGVQVHQPDPRLQGANAAMTTLSADLLMANAASAATVVHSHTWYTGMAGHLAALLYAVPHVLTAHSLEPLRPWKSEQLGGGYRISTWVEHTAVLAADAVIAVSSAMREDILRVYPALDPGAVHVIRNGVDTDVWCPAAPSQGESMLAALGVDPDRPLVVFVGRITRQKGVAHLVAAAHRFSPEAQVLLCAGAPDTPEIAEEIRDAVAGLARGRTGVFWIREMLPIGELREILSAAAVFVCPSVYEPLGIVNLEAMACGAAVVASDVGGIPEVVADGVTGTLVHYDPGDVAGYRAGLAEAVNELVADRAKAQRYGKAGRRRCVEEFSWAHVAEQTLEIYRKVCA; encoded by the coding sequence ATGCGGGTGGCGATGATGACTCGGGAATACCCCCCAGAGGTCTACGGAGGGGCGGGCGTACACGTCACCGAACTCGTCAGCCAATTGCGCCGGCTGTGCGCGGTGGACGTGCATTGCATGGGGGCACCCCGGCCGGGCGCCCAGGGCGTGCAGGTGCATCAGCCCGACCCGCGGTTGCAGGGCGCCAACGCGGCGATGACGACGCTGTCCGCGGACCTGCTGATGGCCAACGCGGCATCGGCGGCCACCGTGGTGCATTCACACACCTGGTACACCGGCATGGCCGGGCACCTGGCCGCGCTGCTCTATGCCGTCCCGCACGTGTTGACCGCGCATTCGCTCGAGCCGCTGCGCCCGTGGAAGTCCGAACAACTCGGCGGGGGCTACCGGATCTCGACCTGGGTCGAACACACCGCAGTGCTGGCCGCCGACGCGGTGATCGCGGTGAGCTCCGCGATGCGCGAGGACATCCTGCGCGTCTACCCCGCGCTGGATCCCGGGGCCGTGCACGTCATCCGCAACGGTGTCGACACCGACGTGTGGTGCCCGGCGGCCCCATCGCAGGGCGAGTCGATGCTGGCCGCACTGGGTGTCGATCCGGACCGTCCCCTGGTGGTGTTCGTGGGCCGCATCACCCGGCAGAAGGGCGTCGCGCACCTGGTGGCGGCCGCCCACCGGTTCAGCCCGGAGGCGCAGGTGCTGCTGTGCGCCGGGGCGCCCGACACCCCGGAGATCGCCGAGGAGATTCGGGATGCGGTCGCCGGCCTGGCCCGCGGACGCACCGGCGTCTTCTGGATCCGGGAAATGCTTCCCATCGGCGAGTTGCGCGAAATCTTATCGGCCGCAGCGGTTTTCGTGTGCCCGTCGGTGTATGAGCCGTTGGGCATCGTGAATCTGGAGGCGATGGCCTGCGGGGCCGCGGTGGTGGCCTCGGATGTGGGCGGGATCCCGGAGGTGGTCGCCGACGGGGTCACCGGGACTTTGGTGCATTACGACCCCGGCGATGTGGCGGGCTATCGGGCCGGACTGGCCGAGGCGGTCAACGAGCTCGTCGCCGACCGCGCAAAAGCGCAGCGCTACGGCAAGGCGGGACGCCGACGCTGCGTCGAGGAGTTCTCGTGGGCCCACGTCGCCGAGCAGACCCTGGAGATCTATCGGAAGGTGTGTGCGTAG
- the glgC gene encoding glucose-1-phosphate adenylyltransferase: MREAPHVLGIVLAGGEGKRLYPLTADRAKPAVPFGGAYRLIDFVLSNLVNARYLRICVLTQYKSHSLDRHISQNWRLSGLAGEYITPVPAQQRLGPRWYTGSADAIYQSLNLIYDEDPDYIVVFGADHVYRMDPEQMVRFHIDSGAGATVAGIRVPRSEATAFGCIDSDESGRIRQFVEKPLDPPGTPDDPETTFVSMGNYIFTTKVLIDAIRADADDDHSDHDMGGDIIPRLVDDGMAAVYDFSDNEVPGATDRDRAYWRDVGTLDAFYDAHMDLVSVHPVFNLYNKRWPIRGESENLAPAKFVNGGSAQESVVGAGSIISAASVRNSVLSSNVVVDDGAIVEGSVIMPGARVGRGAVVRHAILDKNVVVGPGEMVGVDLEKDRERFAISAGGVVAVGKGVWI, encoded by the coding sequence ATGAGGGAAGCACCACACGTGCTGGGCATCGTCCTGGCCGGCGGTGAGGGCAAGCGGCTGTATCCGCTGACCGCGGATCGCGCCAAGCCCGCGGTTCCCTTCGGCGGCGCCTATCGGCTGATCGACTTCGTGCTGTCGAACCTCGTCAACGCCCGCTATTTGCGAATCTGCGTTCTGACGCAGTACAAGTCGCATTCACTGGACCGTCACATATCACAGAACTGGCGGTTGTCCGGCTTGGCCGGTGAGTACATCACCCCGGTGCCCGCGCAGCAGCGGCTCGGTCCGCGCTGGTACACCGGTTCGGCCGACGCGATCTACCAGTCGCTCAATCTGATCTACGACGAAGACCCCGACTACATAGTGGTTTTCGGCGCCGACCACGTGTACCGGATGGATCCCGAGCAGATGGTCCGGTTCCACATCGACAGCGGGGCGGGCGCGACCGTCGCCGGCATCCGGGTGCCGCGCAGCGAGGCCACCGCGTTCGGGTGTATCGACTCCGACGAGTCCGGGCGCATCCGCCAATTCGTGGAGAAGCCACTGGATCCGCCCGGCACCCCGGACGACCCCGAGACGACGTTCGTGTCGATGGGCAATTACATCTTCACCACCAAGGTGCTCATCGACGCGATCCGCGCGGACGCCGACGACGACCATTCCGATCACGACATGGGTGGTGACATCATCCCGCGACTGGTCGACGACGGGATGGCCGCGGTGTACGACTTCAGCGACAACGAGGTGCCCGGCGCCACCGACCGTGACCGGGCCTACTGGCGTGACGTCGGAACGCTCGACGCGTTCTACGACGCACACATGGACCTGGTGTCGGTGCATCCGGTGTTCAACCTCTACAACAAGCGCTGGCCGATCCGCGGCGAGTCGGAGAACCTGGCGCCGGCAAAGTTCGTCAACGGCGGTTCCGCGCAGGAGTCGGTGGTGGGCGCCGGCAGCATCATCTCGGCGGCCTCGGTGCGCAACTCGGTGCTTTCGTCCAACGTCGTGGTCGACGACGGCGCGATCGTGGAGGGCAGCGTGATCATGCCCGGCGCTCGCGTCGGCCGTGGCGCGGTGGTGCGCCACGCGATCCTGGACAAGAACGTCGTCGTGGGGCCGGGCGAGATGGTCGGGGTGGACCTGGAGAAGGACCGCGAGCGCTTCGCGATCAGCGCCGGCGGTGTGGTCGCGGTGGGCAAGGGCGTCTGGATCTAG
- a CDS encoding methyltransferase family protein, producing MKTGIRVTTTSLGGILSWVLILLLPAGTLHYWQAWVFIAVFTVATIVPTVYLSRANPAALQRRMRAGPRAEPRTSQKFIITASFLGLFATMVFSALDHRFGWSSVPVWLSLLGDLLVATGLGIAMLVIVQNNYAGATVTVEADQTLVSGGLYRFVRHPMYVGNVIMMIGIPLALDSYWGLLFVIPGTIVLALRMFDEEKLLFDELPGYREYAERVRYRLVPYLW from the coding sequence ATGAAAACCGGGATCCGCGTGACGACGACATCCCTCGGAGGCATTCTCTCGTGGGTGTTGATCCTGCTCTTGCCGGCGGGCACGCTGCACTACTGGCAGGCGTGGGTTTTCATCGCCGTGTTCACGGTGGCGACCATCGTGCCCACGGTCTACCTGAGCAGGGCCAACCCCGCGGCCCTGCAGCGGCGCATGCGTGCCGGCCCGCGGGCCGAACCCCGAACCTCGCAGAAGTTCATCATCACCGCCTCGTTCCTGGGTCTCTTCGCGACGATGGTGTTCAGCGCGCTCGATCATCGGTTCGGCTGGTCGTCGGTACCGGTCTGGCTGTCGCTGCTCGGCGATCTGCTGGTGGCGACCGGGCTCGGCATCGCCATGCTGGTGATCGTCCAGAACAACTATGCCGGCGCCACGGTCACGGTGGAAGCGGACCAGACCTTGGTGTCCGGCGGCCTGTATCGATTCGTGCGCCATCCGATGTACGTCGGAAACGTGATCATGATGATCGGTATCCCCCTGGCGCTCGACTCGTATTGGGGGCTGCTCTTCGTCATCCCCGGCACCATCGTGCTCGCGCTGCGCATGTTCGACGAAGAGAAGCTCCTCTTCGACGAATTGCCCGGGTACCGCGAATACGCCGAGCGCGTGCGCTACCGGTTGGTTCCCTACCTCTGGTAG
- a CDS encoding ABC transporter permease → MSATTLDRPHASASPAPQRSSNFSGTLAMLRLYLRRDRLSLPLWVFLLSVPLATVYVGSIEKIYPTEAARAGFAASIMASPAQRALYGQVYSDSLGAVGIWKAGMFHVLIAVAVILTMIRHTRADEENGRTELVDSTAIGRYASLSAALLLSFGASLGTGAIGAAGLLSTDVPAAGSLAFGAALACSGLVFTAVAAVTAQLSPSARFARGAAFAVLGTAFTLRAVGDAGSGTLSWLSPLGWSLLVKPYAGDRWWVLLLHLVTASALTMVAYWLLAGRDVGAGLIAERPGPATAAPALGNAFGLTWRLDRAALLLWTVGLCLYGLLVGSVVHGIGDELGDSGPARDIVARMGGTSALEQAFIAVAFAMMGMVAAAFAVSLTLRLHQEESSQRAETVLAGAVSRTRWLASHLVTALGGSALAMLACGVTAGVVYGIAAGDVGGKLAMVVASAAVQLPAVWLLSAVTVCVFGVAPRFTPVAWGVLIGFIALYLIGSLARFPQWLLDLEPFGHIPRIGADFTAVPLLCLLAIDVGLVILGALAFRRRDLRC, encoded by the coding sequence ATGAGCGCGACCACACTGGACCGGCCTCACGCGTCGGCATCGCCTGCGCCCCAGCGCAGTTCGAACTTCTCCGGAACGCTTGCGATGTTGCGGCTATACCTGCGCCGGGATCGGCTCTCGTTGCCGCTGTGGGTGTTTCTGCTGTCGGTGCCGCTGGCGACGGTGTACGTCGGCAGCATCGAAAAGATCTACCCCACCGAGGCCGCCCGTGCCGGGTTCGCCGCCTCCATCATGGCCAGCCCGGCCCAGCGTGCGCTGTATGGCCAGGTCTACAGCGACAGCCTTGGCGCCGTGGGGATTTGGAAGGCCGGGATGTTCCACGTGCTGATCGCGGTGGCCGTCATCCTCACGATGATCCGGCACACCCGCGCCGACGAGGAGAACGGACGGACCGAGTTGGTGGACTCGACCGCGATCGGTCGCTACGCCAGCCTGAGCGCGGCGCTGCTGCTGTCTTTCGGGGCCTCGCTCGGCACCGGCGCGATCGGCGCGGCCGGCCTGCTGAGCACCGACGTCCCGGCGGCCGGGTCACTGGCGTTCGGTGCGGCGCTGGCCTGCTCCGGCCTGGTGTTCACCGCGGTCGCCGCGGTGACCGCGCAGTTGTCGCCCAGCGCCAGGTTCGCCCGCGGTGCCGCGTTCGCCGTCCTGGGAACCGCGTTCACGCTGCGCGCCGTCGGCGACGCCGGGTCGGGCACACTGTCGTGGCTGTCTCCGCTGGGGTGGTCGCTACTGGTCAAACCGTATGCGGGTGATCGCTGGTGGGTGCTGCTGCTGCACCTGGTCACGGCGTCCGCGTTGACCATGGTGGCGTATTGGCTGCTCGCCGGCCGTGACGTCGGCGCGGGGCTCATCGCGGAGCGGCCCGGTCCCGCGACCGCCGCGCCGGCGCTGGGCAACGCGTTCGGGCTGACGTGGCGTCTCGACCGGGCCGCGCTGCTGTTGTGGACGGTCGGACTGTGCCTATACGGGTTGCTGGTGGGCAGCGTGGTGCACGGCATCGGTGACGAGCTGGGCGACAGCGGTCCGGCCCGCGATATCGTCGCGCGGATGGGCGGCACCAGCGCCCTCGAGCAGGCCTTCATCGCCGTGGCTTTCGCCATGATGGGCATGGTGGCCGCCGCGTTCGCCGTTTCGCTCACGTTGCGGTTGCACCAGGAAGAATCCAGCCAGCGAGCCGAAACGGTGCTGGCCGGCGCGGTGTCGCGAACTCGTTGGCTCGCGAGCCATTTGGTGACCGCGCTGGGCGGATCCGCGCTCGCGATGCTGGCCTGCGGGGTAACCGCCGGAGTTGTCTACGGCATCGCGGCCGGCGATGTGGGCGGCAAACTCGCGATGGTCGTCGCAAGCGCGGCGGTCCAACTCCCGGCCGTCTGGCTGTTGTCGGCCGTGACGGTCTGCGTATTCGGCGTCGCGCCGCGGTTCACACCGGTGGCCTGGGGCGTGCTGATCGGTTTCATCGCTCTGTACCTGATCGGATCGTTGGCCCGGTTCCCGCAGTGGTTGCTCGACCTGGAACCGTTCGGGCACATCCCGAGAATTGGCGCCGATTTCACCGCCGTGCCCTTGCTATGCCTACTGGCCATCGACGTAGGGTTGGTAATTCTGGGCGCCCTGGCTTTTCGGCGCCGCGATCTACGCTGCTAG